TCATAAATCCTTTCACAGCTCTCTGTTAGACAGAAAttgccctctctctgtctctatctcaccCCCTCCAcccagccgtgtgtgtgtgtgtgtgtgtgtgtgtgtgtgtgtatgtgtgtgtgtgtgtgtgtgtctgtgtatgtacacatttCTGTGCAGgtgcatatacatgtaattttcaccttaaaatagtttaaattacTGGGAATAGTAGCACCCACCTTTAAaaccagcactgaggaggcaggagTAGGCAGATCTTTGCAAATTTGAGGTCTGCCAGGTCTACATAGCTAACCAGGGCTGCATATAGTAAGACTAtgccaaaagagagagagagagaaagagagagagagagagagagagagagagagaagaaagaaaatacttagCCCTGAAAGTATGCTATCTTAAGTGTAAATTAGTTTTAACATCTAAAGAGTTAACATTTAAAGTACCATAAATGGAGTTTATAACCTGGCatattaggtattttttttttactggtgaTCCAAGAAGTGCTAAACAGTCTATGAATGGGCTTGACAATGGTGCTAGTGTCCTCTTCTAGAACAGAGCCTATGAATCATCTCCTTGAACcttaacccccaccccaccctgttaAACGGGAGGATAATATCTGCAGCCTCAGGGTCACTGAATGGAACAGCAAGACACACCCAGATCCTTCTGGCAGCAATGATTGTCTTCAcgtgtttgttttctccttttccttctaccTCATTCTGTGTTACTTTCTGATTCAGTTTATGCCACTTCACATTTACCTTCAACCCAACCGTCCTGCTGgacaagtttttaaatttaacttacgCTGGACTCTTCCTGAAAACCTCAAGGCCAAGGCTCATCCAACTGTAATGGACCCGATGGGCTGTTTTGTCAAATCCAGATTCCAAGGCTCTGTCTTAAAAGGCCATGCTTCTCTGAGTCTATCTCATAGTGGCTGAGAACTATACAGTGTCACCTAGCTCCCCTGCTATGCCATGAAACCTGAATATCAGGAGAAAGAGACCAGCTCCATAATTTTTGAGCCAAATctgaagcaagctttaattaaatactggccaggatgaCAGACTCTGGCCAGGATCATTCCAAGGTTCCCAGAATATGGCAAGGAGTCACATTTGCAGAGGCATCTAAAAGTAAACCCATAAGGCCACCATATTTCCCAACAGGTTCAATCTGGAGCAAGCATATTTCCTGAAGAGAAACTGGGCTAGAGGAATCTAAGCCTGTGCTGCCTTTCAGTGAGAGCGACATCCCGCTGGACATGGACAAGAATTGAGATGGCGCTCCTGTAACTGACAGCCTTAGGACCCAGCAATGTGTGCCTACTTCTCTTGGATTTAAGTCAGTTTGAGCTAGATCTCCTTGCAGATGGAAATACTGATCAGTACGTGGAGTCAATTCCTCAAAGGAAAGTCTTtacctcctcctttcttcttgccCCATACAGCTCTGCATAAATGAACCCTCCATTTCTGGACTCACGAAAATTCCTCTGCACACCGCTGTTCAAACAGAATTATCACTTCCTTACACTGAAATTCTAAGAACCATTCTCCATGCCCCTGTACACAGGGATCTTGCTGAAGGATAGGTCCATTTCACTTTTTTCCCACCCTTTAGAAGAAAAAATAGCTCTCTGTTCCTCTGAGATTCATGTTACAGCATCTGTGGTTTTTaggttgcttctctctctctccctctctcttttacaAACTTCCTGATTACTCAAGACTAACATCTGTTTTATAGTCTCTCTATCTACCCCAGCATTCTGCCCTCATCTCAGACAGATGTCATTCAGTAAAACAGCCTACTGGTGTTCACTGGGCGGCAGACACATTTCTCAGCTCTCTAAACATACAGTAATGTAGCTCAAACCTTCAGCGTAAAGGGGTTTAATTTCCATTTCACAGGGGAAACTTGGGAACAGAAAAGCTAAATAAACTGCCCTAGAGTGGCACAGCTACTTAAGTGGGGATGCagacaggagagatggcagaACGGTGAATCTTCACATAAACTCTGACCTCCCAGTTCCTTATTCTTGTATTTGCAATATCCTTCACATTTACCCCATGTGTGTTGGTACTGTACAGGTGCCAGGGACTCAGGACTTCCCTAAACAGAATCAGTGGACATCTGAGGGTCTGTGGAGAGGAGTCAGCTAAGGGAAGAACCCTTCCAAGTCCTACAGACCAGTGGTGTCCTTGCTAGACAGATTTACCAACTACCAAAAAGCCAGGAACCTGGAATGCAGCTGGACTGAGAAGCTGCAAAGCAAGTTAATAGCCTCTGCTCATCTGCCTGGGGCTCCTCTCTGCCTCAGTTGTCCTCTTAGGGAAGGCTACTGCCTTCAGGGCAGCATCCACCCTCAGTCAGAACACTCCCTCTTGTCTACATCCTCACTACTCGAATTCCTCTGCCCTTTAAAAACGTAGCACAACTGGTTCAAAAGTTCtggttttcttctggttttgaaCGGTGGAAGCCAGTGGGAAGGGGTCTGGTGGCTGGGAAAGTTCCCTCCAGTCTTCACCTCTGGATGCAGATTTATCTAGATGCTGGCTCTGTCCAATCTCCACCTCTGCTTCTTCACCAGAACAAACAGCTGCACTCTAGCCTTGGGGCTACCTTAACAAATGTCTTAGCTTCCACCacgttccccaccccccaccccgtccTTCCGCACATCACCCCAGTTGTCATTGACAAACTCTCTTCCTGGCGTCTCCCAAGGCAGAAAAATCTCAATGTTTATATAATGTCATTGTAAATACAAGGCACCCAAACCCAGCAAGGGCCCACATGGCACCACGCAAGCTTAATTAGAGCTCACGATGACTATAATTAGAATAATTTATTGAGTGCTTCCTTATGGACCAAGCGCTGTCCTCGTCAGTTTTCAAGCCCTTAAATCCTTCAAGACAAAGCTGGGAGCTGGACCATCCGATCTCTATCATGCCTGCATGTGCATGGGGCACAAAACAAGGGCTCTAAACGGCTCTGTGCTTTTCCAGTAGCAGATCCAACTGTTAAAGTTAAGgaatgggaaggagagaagaaagaagtggcAAAGAACTACCCAGAAAGTTGGCGAGGGCGCGCACTGAGACACTTCCTGGTCATCGTTACTCAGCACTTTGAGGCGAACCGCAGCATGGCTGCCCGCCCTAGTCGAAGGATACACCTCTGCCTGGGCAGTCCTGGGGCTGCCCCAGCCCCAGTCTGGAAGTATCTGACTTAGGTCTGTTTGGGGCATGGCCAATGTGATTTCTGAAAGACTCTACGGTGTAACAGGGGACCGCGATCTACCCTGGCGCAGTGCACAGTGATAGTGCCCTTGGGGAAGCTGGACACACGCTCTGCAAGGGGTGAGCGCCGGGCGGGGTCTGGAGACTGAAGAGCCTGAAGCTGCTCCAGGCGCCTGCGCTAGCTCCGCCCCTTATAAACCAAGGTTCTGGTTCTGCAGCTTAGAGGAGGGCGGGGAAGCCAGGAGCGAGGCCAGCGCAAGGACAGTCTCAGAGCTGTTCTGGCTCCGCCCCTGGAAACCGCCCTAACTCTTGGGGGCGTGGTCTAGGCGCGGCCTGCCGGGGCGCCTTGGCGGGCGCGGGAGGCGAGAAAGCGCGTCCCCGTCGCGCGTGCCCGTCCGCCCCGCCCCATCGCGCTCCGCCCTGTCTCTATAAAGAGAAGGCGGGCGCCGCACTCCGCTGCAAGCTCTGTTGGGTACCTTGGATCCATTTCCATCGGTTTTGCTGAAACTCTTGTGGTTCCCTCCCCGCAACAGCCAAAATGGTGAAGGTGATCGAGAGCAAGGTACGCATGCCCCGGCGCCGCGCTCACTCCGCGGTGCTGAGAAGACACCCTCGGTAGCCCTGCTGCCTGAGCGGCCCAGGGCCTGTGTGCGCCCTGGGCTTTGGAGCATGCCCTGGGGGAGGGGACGGAGAGACCCAGGAACGCCGGGTACCGGAGCTGCACGCGTGGGCAGCACCTGAGTTCCCGTAGCTGCACTCCCTACCGCCAGCCCAAATCTGGCGGAGGTGATGGACAGGGGTCCTCCAGTGACACTCCTCGTGCCCCGACTGAATCAGGATTTAGGGTCTCTGAGAGAAGATGGAGAGCCGCCACTCCTCGCATATACGCTGTGCCGTACACCGCGCGGGTGTGCTGTACCGCAAGGATCGGTCATAGTTTCCCTCCATCAGTGGCCCGCCACTTAGAGGAGGCAGACCGGGTCTGTCCATGGGTTTGGGGTCCTGGGTCCCAGTTAAGGATCCTCAGATCGGTACCCCAGGTGACTGCTAGGAAGAAAGGTCCAGGCCGCGCCCGAGAGACTCCTCCTCCTGCGGCGCAAGGCGTGTTTCCGGCAGCTCTGGCTTTGGAATGACTCAGTCCCCAATGTCTGGGCCCAGGGGCCTCTCAGTCTTAAGGTTTCAGTGATTGACCCACCGTAAGTGGGCTTTGCTGGAAACAGGGCTCTCTCCCTAGGAGTAGCCCAGTACAAAGTCCTGGTGGTTCTGCcctttgggaaaagaaaaagaaaaaaaaaaaaaacccaagggaaAAACTGTTACCATATTCGAAAGTTACTGAGAACCAAAATATCCTCCAGATTGGGAAACCCAGAGCCTGTTACACTGTAACTACTCGGGGAATATTTATTAAATGGAAAGTGAAaggaggttgggggtgggaatTGATGTGTGGAAGACAAGTTCAACCTTAAACTAGGAAGTCCGCGGAAGACTGGTCAGCGCCCTCCAGTCATGAGTACTTGGTTGGGTCTCAGTACAGAAGTTTGTTCAGAATCCACCCACTACCGGTCATATTAGTCCCAGCACCCAGTTGGGTCCTTATCTGTTTAAACTGTCCTACTTATGGAACCTTTGCCATTCCAGTAAGAGAGGTGTACATTGGTGACAGGAAACCAGTTCTTCATAAAAAGCTTGGGTCCCAAAAGCCTAGTACCAAGGCTCTGATCAGAGTCGCCCAGAGTCAGAAGTTAACTGAATACACATAAGTTTCATTGATGGGcttaagttgattttttttttagccatgCAGAATAGCCATGTTTCTGAGGACTGTGGGTAGTTGGAGGCCCCTGGGGTGTGTCTCCACACAGGAGTGGAATAACAGGCCATGATAGAATAAAGCAGAAGTCAACAGTTGTTTtgccttgtttatttatttttaggaatgAAACTATTGAACTACACACAAGGCTCTTTGCTCGGTGCTTCACAGACCACGTGTTAGACCAGGGTGTTGCCTCATGCCTCTAATCACTAGCACTTAGGAGGAGACtaggctgtctcaaaaaagaaaagaatactttGTATTAACCTTTGTGAACCTTTGTTCACACCCAGACATGGATTGACTAGACATCTCTGGAAGTTGTTGTACCATTCTCAGAAATGACATGTGATTATTGTCCCTGAGAAATGTGAGATAGAAATTAAAAGCCTAAAAACTGTACCCAGGGCTCAGCAGATAAGGACTGAGTGTTCTTCCATAGGATGAGGGtggggttcaatttccagcatccatatggtggcttataaccatctgtaactccagtttcagaacatcttgatgccctcttctgacctctgagggcaccaggcacacaagtgatgtacataaatacatgcagacaaaaacattgatacttataaataaatataaacttaaataaaattagaataagtATACTCCATGAAAACACATTAGATTTTAGTtaggggtgtgtgtatatgttgtaacattgtatatatttatatgtatatagggTTGTAAATATTTACTTTCCTTTGTTGGACCAGATCTAATATGATTCTTTGTCTTAGTTTTTGCTAACTAATTTGACCAGCATTTTTCCCAGAAGAAAATGTTGCTTCAGATACAACTGTGTGTGTTGCTTTTCTTCATCTCTGTTGCCCCATTTGGGTTTTGGTTCTTACCATGTGACTCATGGGTGGTTTGAATGAGTCCCTGGTGACTAGATTGTTAGGTTCCTGGGTTACAGGATCGCTAAAGAACAGTGAGTTTTGATCCATAGGGCAAAAGCCAAAGGTGGGTAAACCAGTATGAGGCCAACTTCAGAGGCCCTGTTTAAAGCATACAGAAGGGGCTAGAGTGCTGGCATAGTGTTTGAGAGTGAGTACTTCCTACTCTGCCAGAGGACCCTCCCTCAGTACCCACTACCTACCCAGAgttccagctctaggagatctcATGCCCTTTGTCCATcagcagatgcacacacacattaaatcttaaaacaacacaCATAATGCTAATGGTGACCTCCTGAGTAGGAGGTCGGCTCTCCTGGACTCTGCCATGGGGTCAGAGATTTTCCCATGTTTTACTCTAGACAAATTCATTCAAGTGCCTTCATTTGCCCCTTGGTTAAGTAACTCGTGACTTCCCCATTGCTTAACTATGTCTTGTGAAGCTTCTTCAATTTTTGAGGCTCCTTTCACCAACCCCTAAGaacccactgtctatcacagaacTGACTTTGAAGTGAAAGCATCTTTACTAAATGCCTAGTACCCTTTCTTTTACTTAGTGTAAATATTAGTTATGTGCTAAGGATGTAACCCGGAGGCATGTGCCAGGCCCTGGGTCCATGCACCACCTGAGATTAGACAGTTaacaatattttatatagtattcCTGAAGACCAATAGACTCTCCTTGAATCTCATTTCATCTGATCAAGTATAATAATGCCAACTGTGTGTGAGATACATTTCAAGCCACTTTATTTGGTCGCTTTGGATTAAAAAATAGGCCCTAAGAGCTGACCCTCATATTTTGTACTTAGTATCTCTTGGTTGCTCATTTGCATGTTTGCTTGGGTCTTTTTGGAGGGTGAGGGTATCACTGACTGGCCAGTGGTAGAGGTCTGTTTACCTCTGCTTCCGGAGTGAGTGCTGAGTTTAAAGGCATGGGGGCACCTGGCCACGTCTCGTGGAAAGTGAAAGTATGTGATAAGTAACAcaagtgtttctttctctctcctcaggAAGCTTTTCAGGAGGCCCTGGCTGCTGCGGGAGACAAGCTTGTCGTAGTGGACTTCTCTGCTATGTGGTGTGGACCTTGCAAAATGATCAAGCCCTTCTTTCATGTGAGTGTAGGAGCAGTGAGCTTTGTGGTTGGCTAGCAGACACAAACCAGGAGAAAGGGCTTGAAGTTAATGTGTGCGAGGGGTTTGCTTTATTCTCCTGTGTCATGGGCCTAAAAGTAGTATTGTGACAACTTACGTAATATAATTCATTGAGTCATTGAGGAAAACTTTCAGAAGTTTCTTCGTTGTCTTAAGTaattccccacccccatttgaTATCTGGGCCCAGTGTGAAATTCGGGCTTCAAAGTTACAATGCCAAATTATTTTACTCTTGGGAAAACTTGACTAAAGGACAGCTGTGTCTCTGCTGCTTACCTAGTCTCTAGGCTGAACTTTTAGACCTGGCAGGTGAGATTGTTcagtgaaaataaaaagacacttATGGCTTGCCctgcaagcctgaagacctgagtttgatccttgagATCCACACTGGAAAGAGAACCAGTTCCGAGGTTGCACTCTGATGTCCACACATGCACCTGTACGAATTTACATTAATAATAGTGCAATAGCCAAAAAATAAggccttttaaaacaaataaatctttaattaatatatggagctggagagatgactcaggttaaaagcactggtcactcttccaggggaccttggtttggttcccagcacccaaacagGAGAGTCACACCTTCTATAATTCTTCTTGGGCATtcaccaccctcttctggcctttgcaggcaccaggcacacacgtggtgtACAGACGTACATGTAATCAAAACACCTATGTGCATAAACTAAGATTAAATAAATCTTCATTTAATCTctaatatgttttctttaaagaagcTTAACTATGTTGAATGCTATTATCCAGTTGTAAGgctttttggtttattttaatatttccagGCCCTCTCTGACAAGTATTCCAATGTGGTGTTCCTTGAAGTAGACGTGGATGACTGCCAGGTACGTAGTACGAAATTGGATGCTGCCAAGCATCTCACAATGGCCTGCCTTCTAGAGTCTACCCTGTTCTTTAAAGTAAAAACATCCAGTAATACTAGAAGTGGGACTCTAAGAAGTTCTATTTCAGAAGAACGGGCCATGTGCCAGTTATGGGTGTGATCCTAGATACTTGGAGCTGTGTTTGGCACATCCTTAAGTAAGCATCTGACCACTCTCGGGCTATGGAGGCCTTTGTGTTTCATAGGCTCATATTCTACCCTGTACTCTGAGGTGATCATCAAAAATAAGTTAACTTTGACTCTACCAGATACTAGATTGGGTGGCATCGTGGAATTATGAGGCCATTGTTGAGGTGCTCTGAACTTCTCATGTGTGGGAACTGTATTTACAGGCTTATTCTTATAAGAATGTTCTTATTCATGTGCTTAGTTTGGATCAGTGAGAAAGCCagtacattacattacattacaacAAGCATGAGAGAGCCCTGGTGCTGTAGAGGCTGGGATAACTTAAGGGGAAATTCACAGCCTGGTTTTATTTAGCAAGCTCATGCCTGTTGTGCTCTCAGCTTTGTTCTGTGTACTTTCCACATATTGATACCTTCCGCCCCCCTACCCCCATACTGCCATTGGCCCTGTTTTAAAGTTGGGAAAGCTGAACCAAAGAAGAGCAAAGGTATTGATTGGACTCATGGGGTTCTGCTTTAAGCTAATCTCCCATCTTCTTCAACCCTGGTTCTCAGTCTATGATCAGATCTCTATACCTAGCCATCAGCTTGGCAAAGGTTCGGGAGGGTCACATGAGGTCTTCAGCAGTCCTCTCCAAACACCCAGCTCCCAGCATCTCCAGAGTGGTTTTCCTCAGCACACTTTCTGGCCTGTCTTCTTGTGCTGTCTCCTATCCTCAGCCTGTCCTTTCCTACCTGACTGACCCGTACTGACAAGCTTCTCTTTCCTGAGCCTGTCTTCATTTACCCCTTTTATGCTACACTCTCGGTCTGCTTTCCTTCCGAGCCTACAGTGTTGTGAAGAAGAGATGGACCCTGTGCCTGTGCGGCTGGTTGCTTGGCCCTTTATTAACAATGGGGACTTGCTCAGGTTGCTTTTCTGTGCCTTACTTACATCCTCTAAATGGCAGTGTTGTTAAGCATCACAAATAAGGTGGTTATTCAGATGGAGCAAGACCATTATTATGAAGCCTTTAGAGTGCCTGGCTCCTAAATTCTTGGTGAAACGGGACTGCTTTCACAGGTAGTGAACATCCAACTTCCAGAGTGGTCTGAGATCCAAACACTTTTGAATGTTAGACATCATAGTCCAAACAGTAAAGTGTGTGCAAATATAATAAAACCTAGAAACCCTGCAACATACCTGGTCCTAGGCATTTTGACTAAGGGATACTCTGTTGTAATATCTGTCACTAGTCACAGTAAAATGGCTAAGGAAGCTAGTTACTCTTCTAATAGAGTTAGGGAGGAAATTGAGAGTATCACCTGCTTGTCGGAGGAAGAAAGTTCTTATTCTCTGTTTTCACAAACATAGTCTGTCCATGGCACCCCATCCTCAAGCCTCTTCATGTATGGCAGCGGATCTGTGAGTCACAGACTgcctaagactatcagaaaacaggCGAGTCTGTACAGTAGCAAagttagttatgaagtagtagttttatggttggggtcacctcaacatgaggaactggattaaaaGTCTCAGCGTCGGGAGGGTATAACCACTGCTCTATGGTTACTTAGCCAGGAGAAATTTACCCTTGGTTTAGATCAGTTGACCCTGTCAGACAATTCCAGTTACTGAAGTCTCCTGGGCCCTCTGCATGTGTTTTATCTTGAACTGCCCACAGTAACTATGAGAGTGTTTTAGCACCCACCCTAGGGATGGAGAAGGCACTGCAGCACAGGCGGTGATAGGGCCAGAGGAAGTCCTATGGAACTGagtgctcctgcctcagtcctgGCCCCTACCAAGATATGAAAAGCATCTGGAAGCATGGAATGACAGCTCCTTCAAGACCTGTTTGGGTGTCTTCCAAAGCTTGAAGTGACCCTGTGACCAAATGGAAGGCTTTATCTTTGGTTCCATAGTCTACAGACTGCAGCATAGAAAACCTTACCATAAAAGTTCCTTAAACACGAGTGGAGAGATTTCCTGTAACCAGTTCAGATACTGGGCCTGCGCCCATAGTGTGTAGGAAAACAAGGAAATGACTACGATCGCAGAAAGTGACAGTGACCCCCACCAATCATATTGCAGTGGTGGCCAAGGGGGTGCGATATGTGTTTTGTAAATTAAactaaaccaaaaagaaaaaaaacaagtctaAGCTTTTCAAACAGTTTTGGCTTTGCTCAGAATGCTAGGCACGGTTAGTAGAAGTGACATGAGTAATCGTGGTCAGTGTTACTGTAAAAGACTGTCCTAGCACTGAGGTCATTGTAGCCCTGTGACACAGACTCAGAAAAATCTGAGATTGGTTATTAAGAAGGGAAAATGGGAGAAGTTACCAGGGTGTGTGTGCAGTGGGTGGTGACTGATTGCACCGGGGCAGCTGGGAAATGAGAGGCTGTTTTACACCCTCCTGAACTTGTGGACAGGCTTTCTGTATatgtttttgattatttttaaaaagcaggaagtGGGGATATGAGCCCCGGTAAAATGAGGGGATGGTGGAAGAAACTCAGGATggagaatggtgtgtgtgtgagaggaggAGGCTCGCACCTGCAATCAAAGCGCACTGGAGGATTCCCCAAGAGTTTGAAGCgcaggctacagagtgaggttCTAAAATCGAAAAGAAGTGGGTCTTTCTAATCAGTGTAGGCATTGCAGCCCTTGGAGCATTTGCTGGGCAGAGTAAAGACCTAGAATGCTGACGGAACTGTCATCAGGCATAACTGAAGTCCATAAAAACTTGAATACATGGCAGTGCTGTGGTGCTCATGGGTACTTGCTTGGCATAGTTACACAGCAGTACTCCCAAATTTAAATTTAACCCAGTCTGACGCTGGTGTATTTGGGGGATTTATGGTGATGCTTTGAAATAGTACAGGCAGGAAAATCTtgacaatgatttttaaaacaaaggaggggaggaaagaaacaCTAATAAagttatacaaatatatattagcTACATTggttaaaacattgttttaagcCAAGACTATTTAACCATATGTTAATAGTTAACTGTTTAAGAGTTAAGCTCTTTCTGGTCTATCTTGTTCTCTAATTCTACATAAATCTAGAAGATAGAACTTATAGGACATACATGGGTGCTGTAAAACAGCTTTCTCTTTCGATGCTGAGCAAAGAGACTGGAGCGCTGAGTGAGGCCTTGTTTGGGGTATATGAAGTCTGCGCTGAGTGGGTGGGGCTGGTGGTCTTGATGGCATAAAAGTCCTGAGACTGAAGCACAGTCTGCTTATAGGGTTGTTGAGTGGGAGGAGCAGATGAGTGTGTGGGGATATTCATACATGAGGACTGAAAGTGCATT
Above is a window of Arvicanthis niloticus isolate mArvNil1 chromosome 5, mArvNil1.pat.X, whole genome shotgun sequence DNA encoding:
- the Txn gene encoding thioredoxin isoform X1, with amino-acid sequence MVKVIESKEAFQEALAAAGDKLVVVDFSAMWCGPCKMIKPFFHALSDKYSNVVFLEVDVDDCQDVAAECEVKCMPTFQFYKKGQKVGEFSGANKEKLEASITEYA
- the Txn gene encoding thioredoxin isoform X2, translated to MVKVIESKEAFQEALAAAGDKLVVVDFSAMWCGPCKMIKPFFHDVAAECEVKCMPTFQFYKKGQKVGEFSGANKEKLEASITEYA